The proteins below come from a single Eubacterium limosum genomic window:
- a CDS encoding glycosyltransferase family 4 protein: MLIGNHDIVIYNFRKEIIEKLLEKGLAVAIVLPYGKKVDRLIQMGCTYYETPIDRHGTNLVTDMKLLQNYKKIMQEYNPDAVLTYTIKPTIYGGMACQKLGIPYIANITGLGTAVENPGIMQKITVALYKKAFQSVRCVFFQNKENKQFFSERQIANDKHRLIPGSGVNLKHFILLPYPPDDTIEFLFIARVMKEKGIDQYLEAAEIIREKYPHTRFHVLGFCEEAYEDILKAYEARGVIQYHGLQDDVRVFHQRAHCTIHPSYYPEGMSNVLLESEACGRPVITTNRSGCGETMEDGKTGFLFEAKNTESLVQAIERFLALSNEERVQMGLNGRKKVEQEFDRQIVVDAYMEEIEKFLIDKNK, encoded by the coding sequence ATGCTTATTGGAAATCACGATATTGTCATCTACAACTTCCGAAAAGAAATCATTGAAAAACTTTTAGAAAAAGGGTTGGCGGTAGCAATCGTATTGCCGTATGGAAAAAAAGTCGATCGATTAATCCAAATGGGATGTACTTATTATGAAACCCCCATTGACCGCCACGGCACAAATCTCGTCACCGATATGAAGCTCCTTCAAAATTACAAAAAAATTATGCAAGAGTACAACCCCGATGCGGTTCTAACCTACACCATCAAACCCACAATCTACGGAGGCATGGCCTGTCAAAAATTGGGCATTCCTTACATTGCCAACATCACCGGATTAGGTACAGCCGTTGAAAATCCAGGTATCATGCAAAAAATAACCGTGGCACTTTATAAAAAAGCCTTTCAGAGTGTACGTTGCGTTTTTTTCCAAAACAAAGAAAACAAACAGTTTTTTTCAGAACGTCAAATCGCTAATGACAAGCATCGCCTCATTCCGGGATCAGGCGTCAATCTAAAACATTTCATCCTTTTACCATACCCGCCCGATGACACCATCGAGTTTTTATTTATCGCCCGAGTAATGAAAGAAAAAGGCATTGATCAATATTTAGAAGCCGCAGAAATCATTCGCGAGAAATATCCCCATACGCGTTTTCACGTCCTGGGTTTTTGTGAGGAAGCCTATGAGGACATTTTAAAGGCCTATGAAGCGCGCGGTGTGATTCAATATCACGGACTTCAAGACGATGTGAGGGTATTCCATCAAAGAGCCCATTGTACCATTCACCCATCCTATTATCCAGAAGGGATGTCAAACGTATTGTTAGAAAGCGAAGCTTGCGGACGTCCCGTGATCACCACCAACCGGAGCGGCTGTGGCGAAACCATGGAGGACGGAAAGACCGGGTTTCTTTTTGAGGCAAAGAATACAGAAAGCTTAGTTCAGGCCATCGAAAGATTTTTAGCCCTTTCAAATGAAGAGCGTGTACAAATGGGACTAAACGGCCGCAAAAAAGTAGAACAGGAATTTGACCGCCAGATTGTGGTTGACGCTTATATGGAAGAAATTGAAAAGTTTTTAATTGATAAAAATAAATAA
- a CDS encoding glycosyltransferase family 2 protein: MELVSVIIPTYNRQKLIKRSIESVLNQTYKELEVIVIDDCSFDNTEKVVKNILDKRLKYIKLDRNSGACVARNVGINASRGSYIAFQDSDDVWHENKLEIQIELMKKKKAVISFSNMNEYRIGKNCTRVIPVNCKEGFLDYDFLLQKSVVSTQCMVAKKECFSKIQFDSRLPRLQDWDIVLQLSKKYPVLHINIPLVNMYLQMDSISNSPEKGVQAIKILWEKNKEGLSINHSARKNWYVYLGNYKLACFENPANEYRKALKIKFDKSLFLKFLMAKFCIIIPIYKRKGII; this comes from the coding sequence ATGGAATTAGTTTCTGTAATTATCCCCACATATAATAGACAAAAGTTGATAAAAAGATCTATAGAAAGCGTATTGAATCAAACCTACAAGGAATTAGAAGTCATCGTGATAGATGATTGTTCTTTTGATAATACGGAGAAAGTCGTTAAAAATATTTTGGATAAACGATTAAAATATATAAAGTTAGATAGAAATTCAGGGGCTTGTGTTGCTAGGAATGTTGGAATTAATGCTTCAAGAGGAAGCTATATTGCTTTTCAAGATAGTGACGATGTCTGGCATGAAAATAAGTTGGAAATACAAATAGAATTAATGAAAAAGAAAAAAGCGGTAATATCGTTTTCAAATATGAATGAGTACAGAATAGGTAAAAATTGTACTAGAGTTATCCCAGTTAATTGTAAGGAAGGTTTTTTAGATTATGATTTTTTACTTCAAAAATCTGTTGTGAGCACTCAATGTATGGTTGCAAAAAAAGAGTGTTTTTCTAAAATACAATTTGATTCGAGACTTCCTAGATTGCAGGACTGGGATATAGTGCTACAATTATCTAAGAAATATCCGGTTTTACATATAAATATTCCATTAGTGAATATGTATCTTCAAATGGATAGTATTAGTAATAGTCCTGAAAAGGGAGTTCAGGCTATAAAAATATTATGGGAGAAGAATAAAGAGGGGTTGTCTATTAATCATAGTGCAAGGAAGAACTGGTATGTATATTTAGGGAATTATAAGCTTGCTTGCTTTGAAAATCCTGCGAATGAGTATAGAAAAGCACTAAAAATTAAATTTGATAAATCTTTATTTTTAAAATTTTTAATGGCAAAATTTTGTATAATCATACCAATATATAAAAGAAAAGGGATAATTTAA
- a CDS encoding RNA polymerase sigma factor: protein MKQNDDSENYIGLERLVKKAKAGDQQAKEKLIFAFRPLILTTIQKYVYDQKEYEDAYQDAVCVFLEALRDFELDARVYFQVFIRLRLTNYFKKRREGRFERSVKPEESLDRQIEGEGGAIALIELIIDEKTDVAEAYLRKEKNQRLVQVYEKLPPRQKAAFQYFYQQKGDLTELARAEGVNPSMMTRACRSAFRKLREVL from the coding sequence TTGAAACAAAACGATGATTCAGAAAACTACATCGGCTTAGAGCGGCTGGTAAAAAAAGCGAAGGCGGGCGATCAACAGGCAAAGGAAAAGCTGATCTTTGCCTTCAGGCCGCTGATTTTAACGACCATACAAAAGTATGTGTATGATCAAAAGGAATATGAGGACGCTTACCAGGACGCTGTCTGCGTTTTTCTGGAAGCCCTCCGTGATTTTGAGCTGGACGCCCGGGTTTACTTTCAGGTGTTCATCCGGTTACGGCTCACCAACTACTTTAAAAAGCGGCGGGAGGGGCGGTTTGAAAGATCCGTCAAGCCAGAGGAATCCCTGGACCGGCAGATAGAAGGAGAAGGCGGAGCCATAGCGCTGATCGAGTTGATTATAGATGAGAAAACCGATGTGGCAGAGGCATATCTGCGAAAAGAGAAAAACCAGCGGCTGGTCCAGGTCTACGAGAAGCTGCCGCCCCGCCAGAAGGCAGCTTTTCAGTATTTTTACCAGCAGAAAGGGGATCTGACAGAGCTGGCAAGGGCAGAAGGTGTGAATCCGTCCATGATGACCCGGGCCTGCCGAAGCGCTTTTAGAAAACTCAGAGAAGTTCTCTAA
- a CDS encoding flippase: MSSVKKNFAYNSAYQILIMILPLMTAPYIARVIGAEGIGIYSFTYSIAFYFSMFIILGLNNYGNRSIAMVRDDPEKLSKTFWNIYATQFMMAVLVIAFYCIYLFCFVNPAYFTITAIQAIFLLAYAFDINWFFFGVEQFKLTVTRNAIIKLITVVCTFIFVKSSEDLWLYTLILALGMFFSNLILWLFLKRYIYFSKPEWKEMKSHIKPNLVLFIPVIAISLYKVMDKIMLGAMSSMTQTGFYENSEKIINIPQGIITALGTVMLPRMSNLAAKGDKKNSQRYMNLSMEMVMLLACALCFGIAGIAPIFAPIFFGEAFRVCGELISYLAIIILFLSWANVIRTQYLIPQCQDREYIASVFLGAVVNLIINLTLIPKYGAFGAVVGTIFAEAAVALYQTVIVRKELPIGKYFVNSIYFLFIGIAMFGIIRFIGVKLGESIFTICIEIIAGGAFYLICTFVYFIKRKNPVVLNILKQFKFFKN; this comes from the coding sequence ATGAGCAGTGTAAAAAAGAATTTTGCATATAATTCAGCCTACCAAATTTTAATCATGATTTTACCTTTGATGACTGCGCCATACATTGCGCGGGTCATCGGCGCAGAAGGGATTGGGATTTATTCCTTCACTTATTCTATTGCTTTTTATTTTTCCATGTTTATTATTTTAGGGCTTAATAACTATGGTAACCGTAGCATCGCAATGGTTCGGGACGATCCTGAAAAGCTAAGTAAAACATTTTGGAATATTTATGCAACGCAGTTTATGATGGCCGTTTTAGTTATTGCATTTTATTGTATTTATCTCTTTTGCTTTGTCAATCCGGCATATTTCACCATTACGGCCATTCAAGCCATATTTCTTTTAGCATATGCTTTTGACATTAACTGGTTTTTCTTTGGTGTTGAGCAGTTTAAACTAACCGTTACTCGAAATGCCATCATCAAACTTATTACTGTGGTCTGCACTTTTATTTTTGTAAAGTCCAGTGAGGACCTGTGGCTTTATACACTTATCCTAGCGTTGGGAATGTTTTTCAGCAATCTGATTTTGTGGCTATTTTTAAAGCGCTATATCTATTTCAGTAAACCGGAATGGAAGGAAATGAAAAGCCATATTAAACCCAATTTGGTTCTGTTTATTCCAGTGATTGCCATTAGTTTATACAAGGTCATGGATAAAATTATGCTAGGCGCCATGAGCAGCATGACACAAACGGGATTTTATGAAAATTCTGAAAAAATCATTAACATTCCTCAAGGCATCATCACAGCGTTGGGAACGGTTATGCTGCCAAGAATGTCGAATCTTGCAGCAAAGGGAGATAAAAAAAACAGCCAGCGATACATGAATCTATCTATGGAAATGGTGATGCTTTTAGCCTGTGCGCTGTGCTTTGGTATCGCGGGAATTGCACCAATTTTTGCACCAATCTTTTTTGGCGAAGCATTTCGAGTTTGTGGGGAATTGATTAGTTATTTAGCCATAATTATTTTATTTCTTTCCTGGGCCAATGTCATCCGAACCCAGTATTTAATTCCACAATGCCAGGATCGGGAATATATTGCTTCTGTATTCTTAGGGGCAGTTGTAAATCTTATCATTAACTTAACCCTTATTCCTAAGTACGGAGCATTTGGCGCAGTTGTTGGAACAATTTTTGCCGAGGCCGCTGTAGCGCTTTATCAAACGGTTATTGTCCGCAAAGAATTGCCGATTGGAAAATATTTTGTGAACAGTATTTATTTTCTTTTCATCGGCATTGCTATGTTTGGAATCATCCGGTTTATCGGCGTTAAACTTGGAGAATCTATTTTTACCATATGTATTGAAATAATAGCAGGTGGCGCTTTCTATCTGATTTGCACATTCGTATATTTTATCAAAAGAAAGAATCCTGTTGTTTTAAATATACTTAAGCAGTTTAAGTTTTTTAAAAATTAA
- a CDS encoding YcbK family protein yields the protein MNTYKKGVTFTLIAACALTALVFLGRLDREAAPPAPTAERAVEQTLKAPPAEPEIPAGATEEPKAPEPEEREPLMASPHFAMEEYRCDCTGYCDGWPCAMRPELLEKIEALRCSYERPIIITSGVRCEARNEEVGGVSWSFHKRGCAADLYCPGIGVGDLAQTAKELGLNVLPYYGSGYIHVEIIP from the coding sequence ATGAACACATATAAAAAAGGTGTGACTTTCACACTGATAGCTGCCTGCGCATTGACCGCCCTGGTCTTTTTGGGGCGGCTGGACAGGGAGGCAGCCCCGCCCGCACCCACAGCAGAGCGGGCAGTGGAGCAGACCCTAAAGGCGCCGCCCGCTGAGCCGGAAATCCCGGCCGGAGCGACAGAAGAACCAAAAGCGCCAGAACCCGAAGAAAGAGAACCCCTCATGGCATCCCCCCATTTTGCCATGGAAGAATATCGATGCGACTGTACAGGCTACTGTGATGGCTGGCCCTGCGCCATGCGGCCCGAGCTTTTGGAGAAGATTGAGGCGCTGCGGTGCAGTTATGAACGGCCAATCATCATCACCTCCGGGGTGCGGTGTGAGGCGCGCAACGAGGAGGTGGGGGGCGTCAGCTGGTCCTTCCACAAGCGGGGCTGCGCGGCGGATCTCTACTGCCCGGGGATCGGGGTTGGGGATCTGGCCCAGACTGCCAAAGAACTGGGCCTGAACGTGCTGCCCTATTACGGCAGCGGGTATATTCATGTGGAGATCATTCCCTGA
- a CDS encoding UDP-glucose dehydrogenase family protein — MYKIAVAGTGYVGLVAGVCFAEVGHQVLCVDVDENKVRQMQSGKSPIYEQDLEALMVKNYKAGRLDYTTDYQKAYREADAIFIGVGTPEQPDGSADLTYVAMVARQIAESIEHDCLVVVKSTVPVGTNDKVEQFIKDSLEKDVSVEVASNPEFLAQGTAVRDTLQAARIIIGTESKKAEKILKEIYEPFHLPIVSVSRRSAEMIKYASNDFLALKISYMNDIANLCERVGANIEDVAKGMSYDQRIGQRFLNAGIGYGGSCFPKDTKALKYLARQNGYQLKTVEAAVDVNQAQKVRLFKKACERLITFNGLKVAVLGLTFKPGTDDLREAPSLENIPLLLKQGAQIFAYDPVGKENFKKKYPEGKNDKGTITYVSTPEEALEDASVTFIFTEWTEIKELPPEIYTAKMKTPLVYDGRNIYDLQRMKETGVEYHSIGRPSLK, encoded by the coding sequence ATGTATAAAATCGCAGTAGCAGGCACTGGCTATGTCGGCTTAGTCGCCGGCGTGTGTTTTGCCGAAGTGGGACATCAGGTGCTCTGCGTGGACGTTGATGAGAATAAGGTCCGGCAGATGCAGTCTGGAAAAAGCCCGATTTATGAACAGGATTTAGAAGCCCTGATGGTTAAGAATTACAAAGCCGGACGTCTTGACTACACCACCGATTATCAGAAAGCCTACCGTGAAGCCGATGCGATCTTTATCGGCGTCGGTACACCCGAACAGCCAGACGGTTCCGCCGATTTAACCTATGTGGCCATGGTTGCCAGGCAGATTGCCGAGAGCATTGAGCATGACTGTCTGGTCGTTGTAAAGTCCACCGTGCCGGTTGGCACAAACGATAAAGTTGAGCAGTTTATCAAAGATTCACTGGAAAAAGACGTTAGCGTGGAGGTGGCCAGCAATCCCGAGTTTTTAGCCCAGGGAACCGCGGTGAGAGATACGCTGCAGGCCGCAAGAATTATCATCGGGACCGAAAGCAAAAAAGCAGAAAAAATACTGAAAGAAATCTATGAGCCTTTTCACCTGCCCATCGTATCCGTCAGCCGACGAAGCGCAGAAATGATCAAGTACGCCAGCAATGACTTCCTGGCACTCAAAATATCCTATATGAACGATATTGCCAATCTGTGCGAACGGGTCGGCGCAAATATTGAAGATGTGGCAAAAGGTATGTCTTATGACCAAAGAATTGGCCAACGGTTTTTAAATGCCGGCATCGGATACGGCGGTTCCTGTTTTCCCAAAGATACCAAGGCCCTCAAATACCTGGCCCGTCAGAATGGTTATCAGTTGAAAACCGTTGAGGCCGCTGTGGATGTGAATCAGGCGCAAAAGGTGCGGCTCTTTAAAAAAGCTTGTGAACGCCTGATTACCTTTAACGGATTAAAAGTCGCTGTTCTCGGTTTAACCTTTAAACCTGGCACCGATGATCTAAGAGAAGCTCCATCCTTAGAAAACATACCCCTGCTTTTAAAACAGGGCGCCCAGATTTTTGCCTACGATCCCGTAGGGAAAGAAAATTTTAAGAAAAAATACCCTGAAGGAAAAAATGATAAGGGAACGATCACCTATGTCTCCACCCCAGAGGAAGCCCTTGAAGACGCCAGCGTTACCTTTATCTTTACCGAATGGACAGAAATAAAAGAACTTCCTCCTGAAATTTATACAGCGAAAATGAAAACACCCCTTGTCTATGACGGCAGAAACATCTATGACCTGCAGCGTATGAAAGAAACAGGCGTTGAATACCACAGCATTGGGAGACCAAGCTTAAAGTAA
- a CDS encoding glycosyltransferase family 2 protein, whose product MDKVVVLMSTYNGEKYLSQQIDSILCQKNVDICLLVRDDGSSDNTIKILQKYQENGKLEWYSGQNIKPAKSFMDLIYNAPDAKYYAFSDQDDYWLPEKLSISISALKNMNEDEPAMYYSNTILADAELNYISMASNDKIFTSFEEAVVSSNATGCTMCFNRKLLEMIKIYKPKYQIMHDGWLHKVCLALDGNLYYDKNSYIKYRQHGNNVIGGKASLIKKWKRRYGTIKKEKCPRSRAVEELLSGYEQYMSTENIELCRLVVDYKMSTRARFRLLFSKKIYSPNFRIDIIFRLTVLLGLF is encoded by the coding sequence ATGGATAAAGTAGTAGTGCTTATGTCTACATATAATGGCGAAAAGTATTTATCGCAGCAAATAGATAGTATTCTTTGCCAAAAGAATGTAGATATTTGTTTATTGGTAAGAGATGATGGGTCGTCTGATAATACAATAAAGATACTTCAGAAATATCAGGAGAACGGGAAATTAGAATGGTATTCTGGTCAAAATATCAAACCGGCAAAGAGTTTTATGGATTTGATATATAATGCACCGGATGCAAAATATTATGCTTTTAGTGATCAAGATGATTATTGGTTACCAGAAAAATTAAGTATATCAATTAGTGCATTAAAAAATATGAATGAAGATGAGCCGGCTATGTATTATAGCAATACAATATTAGCGGATGCTGAATTAAACTATATTTCAATGGCATCTAATGATAAAATTTTCACTAGTTTTGAAGAAGCAGTGGTTAGTAGTAATGCTACAGGATGTACGATGTGTTTTAATCGTAAATTGTTAGAAATGATAAAAATTTACAAGCCAAAATATCAAATAATGCATGACGGGTGGTTGCATAAAGTCTGTTTGGCTTTGGATGGGAATTTGTATTATGATAAAAATTCGTATATAAAATATCGGCAGCATGGAAATAATGTGATAGGTGGGAAGGCGTCACTGATTAAAAAATGGAAAAGAAGATACGGTACTATAAAAAAGGAAAAATGTCCAAGAAGTCGTGCAGTCGAAGAATTGCTATCGGGGTATGAGCAGTATATGTCCACTGAAAATATTGAACTGTGTCGACTTGTTGTTGACTATAAAATGAGTACTCGTGCGAGATTTAGACTTTTATTTAGTAAAAAAATTTATTCACCAAATTTTAGAATAGATATTATATTTAGATTAACGGTGCTATTGGGTCTATTTTGA
- a CDS encoding NAD-dependent epimerase gives MENILVTGAAGFIGFHLSKRLLDEGKKVIGFDNMNPYYDVRLKESRLNILKEYSNFIFIKGDLADKEAIDRIFEQYQHEIVVNLAAQAGVRYSIKNPEAYIESNIIGFFNILEACRYHKPKHLIYASSSSVYGANKKVPFSTEDKTDQPVSLYAATKKSNELLAYAYSKLYSIPSTGLRFFTVYGPYGRPDMAYYSFTEKILKGEPIKVFNNGEMYRDFTYIDDIVEGIFRLLTFAPKEDENNVQHKVYNIGNNHPEKLMDFIEILEECIGKKAVKEFYPMQPGDVYQTFADVKELVEDIGFKPSIGLKEGAIKFVDWYSDSLLT, from the coding sequence ATGGAAAATATCCTTGTTACCGGAGCAGCTGGCTTCATCGGATTTCATCTGTCAAAAAGGCTGTTGGACGAAGGGAAAAAAGTCATTGGGTTTGACAATATGAACCCTTACTACGATGTCCGCTTAAAAGAGAGCCGTTTGAACATTTTAAAAGAATACAGCAATTTTATTTTTATCAAAGGCGATCTGGCAGACAAAGAAGCCATAGACCGTATTTTTGAACAATATCAACATGAAATTGTCGTAAATTTGGCGGCACAGGCAGGCGTGCGCTACAGCATCAAAAATCCAGAGGCCTATATTGAATCCAACATCATTGGATTTTTCAATATTTTGGAAGCCTGCCGCTACCACAAACCAAAACATTTAATCTACGCATCCTCAAGCTCCGTTTACGGCGCTAATAAAAAAGTGCCCTTCTCAACCGAAGATAAAACCGATCAGCCCGTCAGCCTTTATGCGGCCACCAAAAAGAGCAATGAACTTCTGGCCTATGCCTACAGCAAGCTGTACAGCATCCCATCAACCGGCTTAAGATTCTTCACCGTCTACGGCCCTTATGGCCGGCCAGACATGGCCTACTATTCCTTTACAGAGAAGATCCTCAAGGGAGAGCCCATCAAGGTTTTTAACAATGGAGAGATGTACCGGGATTTCACCTATATCGACGATATCGTTGAGGGAATCTTCAGGCTTTTAACCTTTGCTCCAAAAGAGGACGAAAACAACGTGCAACACAAGGTCTACAACATCGGAAATAACCATCCGGAAAAGCTGATGGATTTTATTGAAATTCTGGAAGAGTGCATTGGGAAGAAAGCTGTTAAGGAATTTTATCCGATGCAGCCGGGGGATGTTTATCAGACGTTTGCGGATGTGAAGGAGTTGGTGGAGGATATTGGATTTAAACCGTCGATAGGATTGAAGGAAGGTGCGATTAAATTTGTTGACTGGTATAGCGATAGTTTGTTGACTTAA
- a CDS encoding DUF2922 domain-containing protein — protein sequence MPTTNKDLTIYFQRADGKEFKITIPDYKEGITDAEIKAGAQAIVDQGAFLPDGFGLVKVTGAVKVDTTKTDVVIEEAA from the coding sequence ATGCCAACAACCAATAAAGATTTAACCATCTATTTCCAGCGAGCGGACGGGAAGGAATTCAAAATCACCATTCCCGATTATAAGGAGGGCATCACCGACGCCGAGATCAAGGCCGGAGCCCAAGCCATTGTGGACCAGGGCGCCTTTCTGCCCGACGGATTTGGGCTGGTCAAGGTGACCGGGGCCGTGAAGGTCGACACCACCAAAACCGACGTGGTCATTGAGGAAGCAGCATAA
- a CDS encoding EpsG family protein → MIQSLIIYTSIFFAELLLGLFLEKKNNGNKDVLNSIYFEKREPHLRVTNFAITLIMILIPAIVSGIRYKVGSDYNTYELIYNTYINVSNFHDVHSLSMEIGFFYLCKIAFIIFNEYHGVLFLSAFLIYLLGTKGIKYYSQFASVGLMTFIMFVLYWGPSLNIIRQIIAVMIVFVSLRYVETRCLLKYLLLICIATTFHSSALFCLPIYFLYYKKESTYSVRDVFTIIFVLMLPLGFEYFFNVISSFKFFSSYANDYSNMFVMDISFGNLLFRIPIFILIVLNIRRLIIVREENRIYIFMYILEFTALIMSFYMHWAMRLIYYCFISEVVLVPQIVKYSQKRKKTVIALYSIAYYMYYFYMSYYVWLNDKIFPYRIFF, encoded by the coding sequence ATGATTCAATCATTGATTATTTATACATCTATCTTTTTTGCAGAATTGCTGTTGGGATTGTTTTTAGAAAAAAAAAATAATGGAAATAAAGATGTCTTGAATAGCATATATTTTGAAAAAAGAGAACCTCATTTGCGTGTAACTAATTTTGCGATTACATTGATTATGATTTTGATCCCGGCGATTGTATCGGGAATTAGATATAAAGTGGGCTCTGACTATAATACTTATGAATTAATATATAATACCTATATTAACGTGTCAAACTTTCATGATGTACATTCATTAAGTATGGAAATTGGTTTTTTCTATCTATGCAAAATTGCATTTATAATATTCAACGAATATCATGGTGTTTTATTTTTAAGTGCATTTTTGATATATTTGCTGGGAACTAAAGGGATAAAATATTATTCACAATTTGCAAGTGTTGGATTAATGACGTTTATTATGTTTGTCTTATATTGGGGGCCTTCATTGAACATTATAAGACAAATTATTGCTGTTATGATAGTTTTTGTAAGTCTTAGATATGTTGAAACACGGTGTCTGTTGAAATACTTGCTTTTAATTTGCATTGCGACAACGTTTCATAGTAGTGCATTGTTTTGTCTACCAATATATTTTCTGTATTATAAGAAAGAATCGACATATTCAGTTAGAGATGTTTTTACTATAATTTTTGTATTGATGCTTCCATTAGGATTTGAATATTTTTTTAATGTGATTTCCTCATTTAAGTTCTTTTCAAGTTATGCAAATGACTATTCAAACATGTTTGTGATGGATATTAGCTTTGGGAATCTACTATTTCGTATACCGATTTTTATCTTGATTGTATTAAATATACGTAGACTAATTATAGTAAGAGAAGAAAATAGAATATACATATTTATGTATATTTTGGAGTTTACGGCACTCATCATGAGTTTTTATATGCACTGGGCAATGAGATTGATCTATTATTGTTTTATCTCTGAGGTTGTACTTGTTCCGCAAATTGTTAAGTATAGCCAGAAACGTAAGAAAACTGTAATTGCTTTATACTCTATTGCCTATTATATGTACTATTTTTATATGAGTTATTATGTTTGGTTAAATGATAAGATTTTTCCATACAGAATATTTTTTTGA
- a CDS encoding ATP-grasp fold amidoligase family protein, producing MMDYKKIIKTPEARAIILNALRFVPDKLMLKFQYKIKTGRSLNLEDPKRYTEKLQWYKLNYKNSIMHQCVDKYKVREYVKSKGLDNILVKLIAKYDSIDQVEWERLPNQFVIKTTNGGGGLNVVICKDKKKLDITELNKKLKPQIFKTRTGGREWAYYNLIPGIILEELLVNEENPEAGVNDYKIFCYKGNPKYIIVDVDRYVGHKRNFYDTEWNNIAVKSDCPSADRVLEKPKNFEKMLEIASKLSEEFPYVRVDLYNCKGKIYFGELTFYPWSGYVQFDPDEFDFILGKEFKLPKKLIDTN from the coding sequence ATGATGGATTATAAAAAAATTATAAAGACACCTGAAGCAAGAGCAATTATTTTGAATGCATTGCGTTTTGTTCCAGATAAACTTATGTTAAAGTTTCAGTACAAAATTAAAACGGGAAGAAGTTTAAATTTAGAAGATCCTAAGCGATATACAGAAAAATTGCAGTGGTATAAGCTTAATTATAAAAATTCAATTATGCATCAATGTGTAGATAAATATAAAGTACGAGAATATGTAAAAAGCAAAGGACTAGATAATATACTGGTAAAATTAATTGCAAAATACGATTCTATTGATCAGGTAGAGTGGGAAAGATTACCAAATCAATTTGTAATTAAAACGACAAATGGTGGCGGTGGATTAAATGTAGTTATTTGTAAGGATAAAAAAAAACTTGATATAACGGAATTGAATAAGAAATTAAAACCCCAAATATTTAAAACAAGGACAGGAGGACGAGAATGGGCCTATTATAACCTTATACCAGGTATCATATTGGAAGAACTATTAGTGAATGAAGAAAACCCTGAAGCTGGAGTTAACGATTATAAGATTTTTTGCTATAAAGGGAACCCCAAATATATAATTGTGGATGTTGATAGATATGTAGGACACAAGAGGAATTTTTATGACACAGAATGGAATAATATAGCTGTTAAAAGCGATTGTCCTTCCGCGGACAGAGTACTGGAAAAACCAAAAAATTTCGAAAAGATGCTAGAAATAGCAAGCAAATTATCTGAAGAATTTCCGTATGTTAGAGTCGATTTGTATAATTGTAAAGGAAAGATATATTTTGGAGAACTAACTTTTTATCCATGGAGTGGTTATGTGCAGTTTGATCCAGACGAATTCGATTTTATTTTGGGAAAAGAATTTAAATTGCCTAAAAAATTAATAGATACTAATTAA